Proteins encoded in a region of the Wenzhouxiangella sp. XN201 genome:
- a CDS encoding DNA translocase FtsK, which produces MKRRLSEALFLLILVAAVYLLLCLLSHDPGDPGWSRAAAEDGVNNLGGAFGAWLADLFLALFGYMAYAAPLLIGFAGFRVLSERAEPAGLAEWSVRTGGLLLAVLTGCMLLAMQSAGEADGPGGGVIGDVLAGPMVGSLGLTGGVLISLSIFLAGITLFTGLSWIDAVDRTGRAALAGATWAIDRVVQARDWFAGRRARAEREEVRKRDSIRRKSRKEVRIEPRVELEANKPGEKKVRQQPLFKNLSPGDLPPLELLDEPPAKRAGYSEDALKAMSRQVELKLADFGVEVEVVAVHPGPVITRFELQPAPGVKGAQISNLSKDLARGLSVISVRVVDVIPGKSVIGLEIPNQNREIVYLREILASEAYARAGSPLTLGLGKSISGKPMVADLARMPHLLVAGTTGSGKSVAINAMILSLLYKSTPDQVRLIMIDPKMLELSVYEGIQHLLTPVVIDMKEAANALRWCVAEMERRYKLMASVGVRNLAGYNRKVAEAASKGQPIPDPLVDPSGLAEGEEPPALEKLPYIVVVVDEFADMMMIVGKKIEQLIARLAQKARASGIHLILATQRPSVDVITGLIKANIPTRMAFQVSSRVDSRTILDQQGAEQLLGHGDMLYLPPGSGLPERIHGAFVDDHEVHAVVESLKQQGEPDYLEEVLAETQTTTDGQQIGATGFPEAGSGDSDDELYDKAVAYVVESRRASISGVQRQLRIGYNRAARLIEDMESQGVVSPPEHNGQREVLAPKPPPRD; this is translated from the coding sequence ATGAAGCGGCGCCTGTCCGAGGCCCTGTTCCTGCTGATCCTGGTCGCGGCCGTCTATCTCCTGCTTTGTCTGCTCAGTCACGACCCGGGCGATCCGGGCTGGTCGCGCGCGGCCGCCGAAGACGGCGTCAACAATCTCGGCGGCGCATTCGGCGCATGGCTGGCCGATTTGTTCCTGGCCCTGTTCGGCTACATGGCTTACGCCGCGCCGCTACTGATCGGATTTGCCGGGTTTCGCGTGCTCAGTGAGCGCGCTGAACCGGCCGGACTGGCTGAATGGTCGGTGCGTACCGGCGGCCTGCTGCTGGCCGTGTTGACCGGGTGCATGCTGCTGGCGATGCAATCAGCTGGTGAAGCGGACGGTCCCGGCGGGGGCGTGATCGGCGATGTGCTGGCCGGACCGATGGTCGGTTCGCTGGGCCTGACCGGCGGTGTCTTGATCAGTCTGAGCATATTCCTGGCCGGTATCACCCTGTTTACCGGGCTGTCCTGGATCGACGCGGTCGACCGCACCGGTCGCGCCGCGCTGGCTGGCGCGACCTGGGCCATTGATCGCGTGGTGCAGGCACGCGACTGGTTTGCCGGTCGGCGTGCCCGCGCCGAGCGCGAGGAGGTCCGCAAGCGGGACTCGATCCGACGCAAGTCGCGCAAGGAAGTCCGGATTGAACCGCGCGTCGAACTGGAAGCCAACAAACCAGGGGAGAAGAAGGTCCGCCAGCAGCCGCTGTTCAAGAATCTTTCGCCGGGCGACCTGCCGCCGTTGGAGTTGCTCGATGAGCCGCCGGCCAAGCGCGCCGGCTATTCCGAGGACGCGCTCAAGGCCATGAGCCGCCAGGTCGAGCTCAAGCTGGCCGACTTCGGCGTCGAGGTCGAGGTCGTGGCCGTCCATCCCGGACCGGTGATTACCCGTTTCGAACTGCAGCCGGCACCCGGTGTGAAGGGCGCGCAAATTTCCAATCTGTCCAAGGACCTGGCCCGGGGATTGAGCGTGATCTCGGTGCGTGTGGTCGACGTGATCCCGGGCAAGAGCGTGATTGGCCTGGAGATTCCCAACCAGAACCGGGAGATCGTCTACCTGCGCGAGATTCTGGCTTCGGAAGCCTACGCCAGGGCTGGCTCACCGCTGACCCTGGGTCTGGGCAAGAGCATTTCCGGCAAGCCGATGGTGGCCGACCTGGCGCGCATGCCCCATCTGCTGGTGGCCGGGACCACCGGCTCGGGCAAGTCGGTGGCGATCAACGCCATGATCCTGAGCCTGCTTTACAAGTCCACGCCCGATCAGGTGCGCCTGATCATGATCGATCCGAAGATGCTCGAACTATCGGTCTACGAGGGCATCCAGCATCTGCTGACGCCGGTGGTCATCGACATGAAGGAGGCGGCCAACGCGCTCAGATGGTGCGTGGCCGAAATGGAGCGACGCTACAAGCTGATGGCCTCGGTCGGCGTGCGCAACCTGGCCGGTTACAACCGCAAGGTGGCCGAGGCGGCAAGCAAGGGCCAGCCCATCCCCGACCCGCTGGTCGATCCCTCTGGCCTGGCCGAGGGTGAAGAACCGCCAGCGCTCGAGAAATTGCCCTACATCGTGGTCGTGGTCGACGAGTTCGCTGACATGATGATGATTGTCGGCAAGAAGATCGAGCAGCTCATCGCGCGCCTGGCGCAGAAGGCGAGGGCCTCGGGCATTCACCTGATTCTGGCCACGCAGCGGCCTTCGGTGGACGTGATCACCGGCCTGATCAAGGCCAACATCCCCACACGCATGGCCTTTCAGGTGTCCTCGCGCGTTGATTCGCGCACCATTCTCGATCAGCAAGGCGCGGAACAGTTGCTGGGTCATGGCGACATGCTCTACCTGCCGCCCGGCTCGGGCCTGCCCGAGCGCATTCACGGCGCCTTCGTGGATGATCACGAAGTCCACGCCGTGGTCGAATCGCTCAAACAACAGGGTGAGCCCGATTACCTCGAGGAGGTGCTGGCGGAGACCCAGACCACGACTGATGGCCAGCAGATCGGCGCCACCGGGTTCCCGGAAGCCGGGAGCGGGGATTCCGACGACGAGCTCTACGACAAGGCCGTGGCTTACGTGGTCGAAAGCCGCCGGGCTTCGATCTCCGGCGTCCAGCGGCAGCTGCGCATCGGCTACAACCGGGCCGCGCGGCTGATCGAGGACATGGAGTCGCAGGGCGTCGTCAGCCCACCCGAGCACAACGGCCAGCGCGAGGTGCTGGCACCCAAGCCGCCGCCGCGTGACTGA
- the lolA gene encoding outer membrane lipoprotein chaperone LolA produces MMMDWLAALLLTISSTGASAENGRAQLDAFAEGLETLSGRFEQVTVDAGGSVTEESSGELYFSRPDHFRWNYDEPFPQEIVADGEQLWHYDESLEQVTVREQPAANESPLLVLMRPELLERFYRVTASDATGFDFVPLDDNAEIERGRLEFQDRQPAVLELIDSFGQTTRLRLFDLDRNPELSADLFQFSVPEGVDLLEGY; encoded by the coding sequence ATGATGATGGACTGGCTGGCAGCCCTTTTACTGACGATTTCATCCACTGGTGCGTCTGCCGAAAATGGACGCGCACAGCTTGACGCCTTCGCCGAAGGCCTGGAGACCTTGTCCGGGCGCTTCGAGCAAGTCACGGTCGATGCCGGTGGCTCGGTCACGGAAGAATCCTCCGGCGAACTGTACTTTTCGCGTCCCGACCACTTTCGCTGGAACTACGATGAGCCCTTCCCGCAGGAGATCGTGGCCGATGGCGAGCAGTTGTGGCACTACGACGAATCGCTCGAGCAGGTGACGGTGCGCGAGCAGCCGGCTGCGAACGAATCCCCGCTACTGGTATTGATGCGGCCGGAATTGCTCGAGCGCTTCTACCGCGTGACGGCCAGCGATGCCACAGGGTTCGATTTCGTACCGCTCGACGACAACGCCGAAATCGAACGGGGCCGCCTGGAATTCCAGGATCGGCAGCCAGCCGTGCTTGAACTGATCGACAGCTTCGGCCAGACCACTCGCCTGCGCTTGTTCGATCTCGATCGCAACCCGGAACTTTCGGCAGACCTGTTCCAATTCTCGGTGCCCGAAGGTGTTGACCTGCTCGAGGGCTATTGA
- a CDS encoding DUF4124 domain-containing protein has translation MTCRILIAWMLLGLCSPVLGEVYRCEADGVIEFSDRPCNSEAVRHSIVRGISLVPADEDLAKIAEANRRYIEALRERRATRRQSAAAASRTDESAEIGQQPVQTILIPFRDHRHGRPNPGTGPTPVKAPDQRYSALSGPILGTRNRERWEPSSRFDQRRQ, from the coding sequence GTGACCTGCCGCATACTGATCGCCTGGATGCTGCTCGGACTGTGTTCACCCGTGCTCGGGGAAGTCTACCGTTGCGAGGCCGACGGAGTGATCGAGTTTTCCGATCGACCCTGCAACAGCGAGGCAGTGCGCCACAGCATTGTACGAGGGATCAGCCTGGTTCCCGCTGACGAAGATCTGGCAAAAATTGCTGAAGCCAATCGCCGGTACATCGAGGCCCTGCGTGAGCGCCGGGCGACCCGGCGGCAATCTGCCGCGGCCGCATCGCGGACCGACGAATCCGCCGAAATCGGCCAGCAGCCGGTGCAGACGATCCTGATCCCGTTCCGGGACCATCGTCATGGACGACCCAATCCCGGTACCGGGCCCACGCCGGTGAAGGCGCCGGATCAGCGTTACTCCGCGCTCAGCGGTCCCATCCTGGGCACCCGCAACCGCGAGCGCTGGGAGCCATCGAGCCGGTTCGATCAGCGGCGTCAATAG
- a CDS encoding exodeoxyribonuclease VII small subunit gives MSNKKQTAKAGDAEPQDFESSLEELEGLVEALESGELSLADSLDRFKRGVTLSKRCHQLLDQARQSVEVLTNPEDEDSVTDFDTPQN, from the coding sequence ATGAGCAACAAGAAGCAAACAGCAAAGGCCGGTGATGCCGAGCCGCAGGATTTCGAATCCTCGCTGGAGGAACTGGAAGGGCTGGTCGAAGCGCTGGAATCCGGAGAGTTGAGCCTGGCCGATTCTCTCGACCGCTTCAAGCGGGGCGTGACGCTTTCAAAGCGTTGCCACCAGTTGCTCGACCAGGCTCGACAGTCGGTCGAGGTGTTGACCAATCCCGAGGACGAAGACTCCGTGACGGACTTCGACACACCCCAGAACTGA
- the tilS gene encoding tRNA lysidine(34) synthetase TilS has product MTARRPPPLHSLPEAGDVIVAFSGGPDSVCLLHALLERYGRERLHCVHIDHGLDSGSSARARRAAELAGQAGTTCDVLSIEVEPGDGVEAAARHARYVALAGRMEPGDVLVTAHHADDQVETILLRLLRGAGPEGLSGIPQQRAFAGGWLIRPLLDWTRSEIEAFLAERGLDSIRDPANDLPDFDRNQVRHRLLPLIRERWPGADEAILRSARLCRGAARFIADRTSIDLEQALDGNCSLRLDRLAGDDDWYRGEILRRWCLRLGWTPPPGRQLEAFAGQLAEADADRVPELRWQHHCIRLWRQQLWAVDVSGIPDDWLLTWDGAGPLELPGDLGRLVLAGPSGPPLQLSVTSGRPGERLRPGQGPSRPVKQLLVEADVPPWQRNAWPRIRSGDRLVAVGDRWLEADFAAELERRGQRLVWRRDNSDVTDAAVESKA; this is encoded by the coding sequence ATGACGGCCAGACGCCCACCTCCGCTCCATTCCCTGCCCGAAGCGGGCGACGTCATCGTCGCCTTCAGCGGCGGTCCCGATTCGGTCTGCCTGCTGCACGCCCTGCTCGAGCGATACGGCCGCGAGCGCCTGCACTGTGTTCACATCGATCACGGTCTCGACAGCGGCAGCTCTGCGCGGGCGAGGCGCGCTGCAGAACTGGCCGGACAGGCGGGCACGACCTGCGACGTGCTGTCGATCGAAGTCGAACCCGGCGACGGCGTCGAGGCCGCGGCCCGACACGCCCGCTATGTGGCCCTGGCCGGGCGGATGGAGCCGGGTGACGTGTTGGTCACCGCCCACCACGCCGATGACCAGGTCGAAACCATCCTGTTGCGACTGCTGCGCGGGGCCGGACCGGAAGGCCTGTCCGGCATTCCGCAGCAACGCGCATTTGCCGGCGGCTGGTTGATCCGGCCATTGCTCGACTGGACCCGATCGGAGATCGAAGCCTTCCTGGCCGAACGCGGCCTCGATTCGATCCGGGACCCTGCCAACGATCTTCCGGACTTCGATCGTAATCAGGTCCGTCACCGATTGCTGCCGCTCATTCGCGAGCGCTGGCCCGGGGCCGACGAGGCCATTCTGCGCTCGGCGCGCCTGTGCCGGGGCGCCGCTCGCTTCATCGCCGATCGCACATCGATCGATCTCGAACAGGCACTCGACGGGAACTGCTCCCTCCGGCTCGATCGACTGGCAGGAGACGACGACTGGTACCGGGGAGAAATCCTTCGCCGCTGGTGCCTGCGATTGGGATGGACGCCGCCACCGGGACGACAGCTGGAAGCTTTTGCTGGGCAACTGGCCGAGGCCGATGCGGACCGGGTACCCGAATTGCGCTGGCAGCACCACTGCATTCGCCTCTGGCGACAGCAATTATGGGCGGTAGACGTATCCGGGATTCCTGATGACTGGCTTCTGACCTGGGACGGTGCCGGGCCCCTCGAACTGCCTGGCGACCTGGGGCGGCTGGTGCTGGCCGGTCCGTCGGGCCCGCCCCTGCAATTGAGTGTCACATCAGGCCGGCCCGGTGAACGGTTGCGCCCGGGTCAGGGGCCGAGCCGACCGGTCAAGCAGCTACTGGTCGAGGCCGATGTGCCGCCCTGGCAACGCAACGCCTGGCCGCGTATTCGCAGCGGGGACCGACTGGTGGCCGTGGGTGATCGCTGGCTCGAAGCCGACTTCGCGGCCGAGCTGGAACGACGCGGCCAACGCCTGGTCTGGCGTCGCGACAACAGCGACGTGACGGATGCTGCGGTAGAATCGAAGGCATGA